From Enterococcus mediterraneensis, the proteins below share one genomic window:
- the fabZ gene encoding 3-hydroxyacyl-ACP dehydratase FabZ: MEKYLSEVEVMELIPNRYPIFYIDYVDALEPGKKIIATKNVTMNEDFFQGHFPGNPVMPGALILETLAQAGSILILKSEEFLGRTAYIGGINKAKFRRKVTPGDVMKLMFEITKIKGNVGTANAVATVEGEKAAECEFTFIVGDQR, translated from the coding sequence ATGGAAAAGTATTTATCAGAAGTTGAAGTAATGGAATTGATCCCGAATCGCTACCCGATTTTTTATATTGATTATGTTGATGCGTTAGAACCAGGTAAAAAAATCATTGCTACGAAAAATGTGACGATGAACGAGGACTTTTTCCAAGGACATTTTCCGGGAAATCCTGTGATGCCAGGCGCGCTGATCCTTGAAACTTTGGCGCAAGCCGGATCGATCTTGATTTTGAAATCAGAAGAATTTTTAGGACGCACAGCGTATATCGGCGGTATCAATAAAGCAAAATTCCGCCGCAAAGTTACTCCTGGTGACGTGATGAAATTGATGTTTGAGATCACTAAGATCAAAGGAAACGTGGGGACTGCCAATGCAGTAGCGACCGTTGAAGGAGAAAAAGCCGCGGAATGCGAATTTACTTTCATCGTAGGCGACCAACGATAA
- the gap gene encoding type I glyceraldehyde-3-phosphate dehydrogenase: MTVKVGINGFGRIGRLAFRRIKEVSDDIEVVAINDLTSPVMLAQLLQFDSTHGTYPGTVTATDNSIIVDGEETRVYAEPDASKIPWAKENGVDIVLECTGFYTSKEKAQAHLDAGVKRVVISAPAGQMKTIVYNVNDDTLTADDQIISAGSCTTNCLAPMAYFLNKEFGIEVGTMTTIHAYTSTQMLLDGPVRGGNLRAARSAADNTIPHSTGAAKAIGLVIPELNGKLQGHAQRVPVVDGSLTELVSILKKKVTADEVNEAMKKYTVDNPSFGYDDRQIVSSDVIGTTAGSIYDPTQTEVTAAGDFQLVKTVAWYDNEYGFTCQMIRLLEKFANL; encoded by the coding sequence ATGACAGTCAAGGTTGGTATTAATGGTTTTGGACGTATCGGACGTTTGGCGTTCCGTCGAATCAAAGAAGTTTCTGATGATATCGAAGTGGTAGCGATCAATGATCTGACAAGTCCAGTGATGTTGGCACAATTGTTGCAATTCGACTCTACTCACGGTACTTATCCAGGTACAGTGACAGCTACGGATAATTCAATCATCGTTGATGGCGAAGAAACGCGTGTTTACGCTGAGCCTGATGCAAGTAAGATCCCATGGGCAAAAGAAAACGGCGTAGATATCGTTTTAGAGTGTACTGGTTTTTATACTTCAAAAGAAAAAGCTCAAGCCCACTTAGATGCTGGCGTAAAACGCGTCGTGATCTCTGCTCCTGCCGGACAAATGAAAACGATCGTTTACAATGTCAACGACGACACATTGACAGCTGATGATCAAATCATTTCCGCTGGTTCTTGTACGACAAACTGCCTAGCACCAATGGCTTACTTTTTGAATAAAGAATTTGGTATCGAAGTTGGAACGATGACAACGATCCATGCGTATACTTCAACACAAATGCTGTTAGACGGACCAGTTCGCGGCGGCAATCTTCGTGCGGCTCGTTCTGCAGCAGATAACACGATTCCTCACTCCACCGGTGCAGCAAAAGCGATCGGATTGGTTATCCCTGAATTAAACGGAAAACTACAAGGACACGCACAACGCGTACCAGTTGTAGATGGTTCATTGACTGAACTTGTTTCTATTCTGAAGAAAAAAGTTACTGCTGATGAAGTCAATGAAGCAATGAAAAAATATACAGTCGATAATCCTTCTTTCGGTTACGATGATCGTCAAATCGTTTCCTCAGACGTGATCGGTACAACGGCTGGTTCAATCTATGACCCAACTCAAACCGAAGTAACCGCAGCCGGCGACTTCCAATTAGTAAAAACAGTCGCTTGGTATGATAACGAATACGGCTTTACTTGCCAAATGATTCGTTTGTTAGAAAAATTCGCAAACTTATAA
- a CDS encoding alpha/beta hydrolase, with translation MKRIYKIIGIVIVLLIIGLGFAGNYFYNYAVVPSEKDFLSPKAEAAEKKDPWFDGKTRENWYQVSSDDLKLRAIYLPAEKDQNKTAILAHGYMGEAEEMKDYAKMYHDMGYNVLIPDARGHGKSEGDYIGFGWPERKDYVGWINEVLKKNGNNEEITLFGVSMGAATVMMTSGEKLPKNVVSIVEDCGYSSAKAELTYQYNELFDLPDFPLMEVTSLITKLRAGYFFEDADVLKQLKKNKVPMLFIHGDKDTFVPTSMLAQVYQATDAPKEKWVVHGAEHAKSFSVDPSAYKEKVQSFLEKY, from the coding sequence GTGAAACGAATTTATAAAATCATTGGCATTGTCATCGTTCTTTTGATCATTGGATTGGGCTTTGCCGGTAATTATTTCTATAACTATGCAGTCGTCCCTTCAGAAAAAGACTTTTTGAGTCCCAAAGCAGAGGCGGCGGAAAAGAAAGATCCATGGTTTGATGGGAAAACGCGGGAGAATTGGTATCAAGTTTCCTCGGACGATTTGAAGTTGCGGGCTATCTATCTGCCAGCGGAAAAAGACCAGAATAAAACGGCGATTTTAGCTCACGGATACATGGGAGAGGCTGAAGAAATGAAAGATTATGCCAAAATGTATCACGATATGGGCTATAATGTTCTGATCCCTGACGCGCGAGGACATGGTAAAAGCGAAGGCGACTATATCGGTTTTGGCTGGCCGGAGCGAAAAGATTATGTCGGATGGATCAATGAGGTCCTTAAAAAGAACGGCAATAATGAAGAGATCACATTATTCGGTGTCAGCATGGGAGCCGCAACTGTTATGATGACCAGCGGCGAAAAATTACCGAAAAATGTCGTATCCATCGTAGAAGATTGCGGTTATAGTTCTGCAAAAGCTGAATTGACTTATCAATACAATGAACTGTTCGATCTGCCGGACTTTCCACTGATGGAAGTTACCAGTCTTATTACCAAGCTGCGTGCCGGTTACTTTTTTGAAGATGCCGACGTCCTCAAGCAGTTAAAGAAAAATAAAGTACCAATGCTGTTTATCCACGGCGACAAAGATACCTTTGTGCCGACTTCGATGCTGGCACAAGTTTACCAAGCAACGGATGCACCTAAAGAAAAATGGGTAGTACATGGAGCCGAGCATGCGAAATCATTTTCTGTCGATCCATCTGCGTATAAAGAAAAAGTCCAAAGCTTTTTAGAGAAATATTGA
- a CDS encoding ABC transporter permease — protein MIRFKAIVIRVIKELVRDKRTLALMLIAPVFILTLMNVVFDTNSDIHVKIGIDETVPTSLVENFPSDIKTKKYNNQESAKEMIKADDLDAYITRNDSELKVTYENEDPSTTAQIKSLIQQSLTADRLKEMSAEIQKNAQQNHASSTIPSFTIKNTYVYGDKDSTFFDKISPILIGFFVFFFVFLVSGIALLRERTSGTLERLLATPVKRSEIVFGYMVGYGIFAIVQTLLIVFYAIYVLDLQIVGDLWLVLLTNSLITLTALAMGIFVSTFANSEFQMVQFIPVVVIPQLFFSGLIPLDTMNDWIKNIAFIFPLSYAGRAMTNIMIKGQGIAAIWQDLAVLVLFILFFTLLNITGLKRYRKV, from the coding sequence ATGATCCGGTTTAAAGCAATCGTCATACGAGTGATAAAAGAATTAGTGCGGGATAAAAGAACGTTGGCGTTGATGCTGATCGCTCCAGTCTTTATTTTGACATTGATGAATGTGGTATTCGATACAAATTCTGACATCCATGTGAAAATCGGGATCGATGAAACAGTCCCAACCAGCCTAGTAGAAAATTTTCCTTCTGATATTAAAACAAAGAAATACAACAATCAGGAATCCGCCAAAGAAATGATCAAAGCAGATGATTTGGATGCCTATATAACGAGAAATGATTCAGAATTGAAAGTAACCTATGAAAATGAAGATCCTAGTACCACAGCACAAATAAAATCATTGATCCAGCAAAGCTTGACAGCTGACAGATTAAAGGAAATGAGCGCGGAAATACAAAAAAACGCTCAACAGAACCACGCTTCATCGACTATTCCGAGTTTTACGATAAAAAACACCTATGTTTACGGAGATAAAGACAGTACTTTCTTTGATAAGATCTCGCCTATTCTGATCGGCTTTTTTGTTTTCTTTTTCGTCTTTCTGGTTTCCGGGATCGCTTTATTAAGAGAACGCACAAGCGGCACATTGGAGAGGCTGTTGGCGACCCCTGTTAAGAGAAGCGAGATCGTTTTTGGGTATATGGTGGGTTATGGTATTTTTGCCATTGTCCAAACATTGCTTATCGTTTTTTATGCGATCTATGTTTTGGATCTGCAGATCGTAGGCGATTTGTGGCTGGTACTTTTGACTAATAGTTTAATCACACTGACGGCACTAGCAATGGGGATCTTTGTTTCGACATTTGCAAATTCAGAGTTTCAAATGGTTCAATTCATTCCAGTGGTTGTTATCCCGCAATTGTTTTTCTCTGGATTGATCCCGCTTGATACCATGAACGACTGGATAAAAAATATTGCCTTTATTTTTCCATTGAGTTATGCGGGAAGAGCGATGACCAATATCATGATAAAAGGGCAGGGAATAGCGGCTATCTGGCAAGATTTGGCAGTGTTAGTCCTATTTATACTATTTTTCACGCTTTTGAACATAACTGGACTGAAACGTTACAGAAAAGTCTGA
- a CDS encoding DUF1269 domain-containing protein: MTKRVIVMNFEVESQAYQAFSEIKKIAMRGEIKGEQMAVVTHSADGDHNFKIDDFLDFTGSNKTSRGGLIGMLVGILGGPLGILLGWFGGSMIGATQDAKEIKDAQNVFEYLITQIGEGQTGLILIADEEDNRPINQVIINELGGGVTRLDLDEVEEEVKKAQEVEKKTQENAQKDWDAEHEQNTSAPEVGPEKKQENDE; this comes from the coding sequence ATGACAAAACGAGTAATCGTAATGAATTTCGAGGTAGAATCTCAAGCATATCAAGCTTTTTCTGAGATCAAAAAAATAGCTATGCGAGGGGAAATCAAAGGGGAACAGATGGCGGTAGTCACACACTCGGCTGATGGTGATCATAACTTCAAGATCGATGATTTTCTAGATTTTACCGGCAGCAATAAAACTTCCAGAGGCGGACTGATCGGGATGCTTGTAGGTATATTAGGCGGACCGCTGGGAATCCTTTTGGGATGGTTTGGCGGCAGTATGATCGGCGCTACGCAAGATGCGAAAGAAATCAAAGATGCGCAAAATGTTTTTGAATATCTGATCACTCAAATCGGTGAAGGGCAAACCGGATTGATCCTGATCGCCGATGAAGAAGACAATCGTCCTATCAATCAAGTGATCATCAATGAATTAGGCGGCGGTGTGACTCGTCTTGACCTAGATGAAGTAGAAGAAGAAGTGAAGAAAGCACAAGAAGTAGAGAAAAAGACTCAAGAAAACGCCCAAAAAGATTGGGACGCTGAACATGA
- the fabI gene encoding enoyl-ACP reductase FabI, with translation MSFLSGKKIVVMGVANKRSIAWGCAQALRQQGAEVIYTYQNERMKKSLEKLLEENEFTVECDVASDESIQQAFETIKDYAGEIHGIVHAIAYANKDDLSGDVTAITREGYQLAQDISAYSLIAVTRYAQPILAENSGIVTMSYLGAQRAVPNYNMMGIAKAALEAEVRYLAAELSPKNIRVNAISAGAIKTLAVTGVKDYQKLIQLSEDRTPDHVGVTIEEVGNSCAFLVSPLSSGIIGEVIYVDKGVHLS, from the coding sequence ATGAGCTTTTTAAGTGGAAAAAAAATAGTTGTAATGGGCGTTGCCAACAAACGCAGTATCGCATGGGGCTGTGCTCAAGCTTTACGCCAACAAGGTGCCGAAGTCATCTATACGTATCAAAATGAGCGAATGAAAAAATCTTTAGAAAAACTGTTGGAGGAAAACGAATTTACTGTCGAATGCGATGTTGCCAGCGATGAAAGTATCCAACAAGCCTTTGAAACGATCAAAGACTACGCGGGTGAGATCCATGGTATCGTCCACGCTATCGCTTATGCGAATAAAGATGATCTTTCAGGGGATGTAACAGCAATCACACGCGAAGGATACCAATTAGCGCAAGATATCAGTGCTTATTCTTTGATCGCGGTCACTCGCTACGCACAACCGATCTTAGCGGAAAACAGCGGCATCGTGACGATGTCTTATTTAGGCGCCCAACGAGCTGTTCCTAATTATAATATGATGGGTATCGCGAAAGCTGCATTAGAAGCAGAAGTGCGCTATCTGGCAGCAGAGCTTTCTCCAAAGAATATCCGTGTGAACGCCATCTCAGCCGGTGCCATCAAGACATTGGCAGTTACTGGTGTCAAAGACTACCAAAAATTGATCCAACTTTCTGAAGACCGTACTCCTGACCATGTGGGTGTAACCATCGAAGAAGTCGGCAATTCATGTGCCTTTTTGGTGAGTCCTCTTTCCAGCGGGATCATCGGTGAAGTGATCTACGTCGATAAAGGCGTCCACCTTTCATAA
- a CDS encoding DUF871 domain-containing protein has product MGKLGISIYPERSTFEKDKAYLDLAHKYGFKRVFTSLLQIKDDKEKVLAEFKKVVDYANQLDMEVMVDINPALFDQLDISYDDLSFFKDMGADGVRLDVGFTGAEEARMTRNPYGIKIEINMSSGTNYLDNIMSYSPNTNQLLGSHNFYPHRYSGLSYDHFVYCSKKFRKYNINTMAFVNSHDATFGPWPTQDGLCSLEDHRDLEIATQVKHLVLTGLIDDITIGNAYASEAEMKAMAEAFNAPYPTLKVDVADDITENERVCLFDNLHSYRGDRSEYILRSTMTRVYYKDKEFPPHNTKDMTHGDVLIDNVEYGQYKGETQIALKDMKNDGRVNVVGRISDDELFLLDFIKPWSNFKLVENK; this is encoded by the coding sequence ATGGGAAAATTAGGTATTTCGATTTATCCAGAACGTTCAACATTTGAAAAGGATAAAGCATATTTGGATTTGGCGCATAAATATGGCTTTAAACGGGTATTTACCAGCCTTTTACAAATCAAAGACGACAAAGAAAAAGTATTAGCTGAATTCAAAAAAGTTGTCGACTATGCGAACCAGTTGGATATGGAAGTGATGGTAGACATCAATCCAGCGTTATTCGATCAGTTAGATATTTCTTACGATGATCTGTCTTTCTTTAAAGACATGGGAGCAGACGGTGTTCGTCTGGACGTAGGGTTTACAGGTGCGGAAGAAGCGCGAATGACTCGTAATCCGTATGGAATCAAGATCGAGATCAATATGAGCAGCGGAACGAATTATTTAGATAATATCATGAGCTACTCACCAAACACGAATCAATTACTAGGATCACATAATTTCTATCCTCATCGTTATTCTGGATTAAGTTATGATCACTTTGTTTATTGTTCGAAAAAATTCCGGAAATATAATATCAATACAATGGCTTTTGTGAACTCTCATGATGCCACATTTGGACCATGGCCGACACAAGACGGATTATGTTCATTAGAAGATCACCGTGATTTAGAGATCGCGACGCAAGTGAAACATTTAGTATTAACTGGTCTGATCGATGATATCACCATCGGTAACGCATATGCTTCTGAAGCAGAAATGAAAGCAATGGCTGAAGCATTCAACGCTCCTTATCCAACTTTGAAAGTGGATGTGGCAGATGATATTACCGAAAATGAACGAGTTTGTCTATTCGACAATCTGCATAGCTATCGTGGGGATCGTTCTGAATATATCCTGCGTTCTACTATGACTCGTGTTTATTACAAAGATAAGGAATTTCCTCCTCATAATACTAAAGATATGACTCATGGCGATGTTTTGATCGATAATGTGGAATACGGTCAATACAAAGGGGAAACACAGATCGCTTTGAAAGATATGAAAAACGACGGTCGTGTAAACGTTGTGGGCCGAATCTCTGATGACGAACTGTTTTTATTGGACTTCATTAAACCTTGGTCCAACTTTAAATTAGTGGAAAATAAATAA
- a CDS encoding DUF421 domain-containing protein, translating to MFGMIALKLVVGLLGLLLVVRLIGKKSLSEITPFDLIYTLVLGGILEESLYDDKVNIGHLLLALALWAVMIYIIEQVVQKNERINRWIKGEAAVLVKNGVLNLKEISKNHIEMEQLREMLRQAECFSLENAKHVVLENAGQISVLKESEDNKVMTILLVDQGNIQKKVLQTHGLKESWLREKLKEEGHTNLKDIVYVEWSEERGFYVVTKSETEHRIYRIDG from the coding sequence GTGTTTGGGATGATCGCACTTAAACTGGTTGTTGGCTTATTGGGATTATTATTGGTAGTTCGTTTGATAGGGAAAAAATCTTTATCGGAAATCACGCCTTTTGATTTGATCTACACATTGGTATTAGGCGGGATATTAGAAGAATCATTGTACGATGACAAAGTAAACATCGGTCACTTACTCTTGGCTTTAGCTTTATGGGCAGTGATGATTTATATCATCGAACAAGTAGTCCAAAAAAATGAAAGAATCAACCGCTGGATCAAAGGCGAGGCTGCGGTACTTGTTAAAAACGGTGTCTTGAATCTGAAAGAAATCTCTAAGAACCACATTGAAATGGAACAATTAAGAGAGATGCTCAGACAAGCAGAGTGCTTCTCACTGGAAAACGCAAAACATGTCGTGTTGGAAAATGCTGGACAAATCAGCGTGCTTAAAGAATCAGAAGATAACAAAGTAATGACGATCTTGCTGGTGGATCAAGGCAATATCCAGAAAAAAGTTCTTCAGACACACGGATTAAAAGAAAGCTGGTTGAGGGAAAAATTAAAAGAAGAAGGCCATACCAACTTGAAAGACATCGTTTATGTAGAATGGTCAGAGGAACGGGGCTTTTACGTAGTCACTAAATCCGAGACAGAACATCGGATCTATCGGATCGATGGCTGA
- the obgE gene encoding GTPase ObgE produces the protein MSMFLDQVTIDVKAGKGGDGMVAFRREKYVPDGGPAGGDGGQGGDVILVVDEGLRTLMDFRYNRHFKAQPGENGMSKGMHGRGAEDTVVKVPPGTTVRDADTGALLGDLITDGQTLVVAKGGRGGRGNTRFASPKNPAPELAENGEPGQERKIELELKVLADVGLVGFPSVGKSTLLSVISSARPKIGAYHFTTLVPNLGMVTTSDGRSYAVADLPGLIEGASQGVGLGTQFLRHIERTRVILHVIDMSGIEGRDPYEDYLAINKELASHNLRLMERPQIIVANKMDMPDSEENLQKFKEQIAKEKTDEYADDLPIFPISSVTRKGIDALLNATADLLEVTPEFPLYEDEMEEDAVHYGFTADAPEFEISREPDASWVLSGAKIEKLFQMTNFDHDETVMRFARQLRGLGVDEALRARGAKDGDIIRIGNFEFEFVE, from the coding sequence ATGTCCATGTTTTTAGACCAAGTAACCATTGACGTAAAAGCTGGTAAAGGCGGCGATGGGATGGTTGCTTTTCGAAGAGAAAAATATGTGCCGGACGGTGGACCGGCTGGCGGTGACGGCGGACAAGGCGGCGATGTCATTTTAGTTGTTGATGAAGGTCTGCGCACGCTGATGGATTTTCGTTATAACCGCCATTTTAAGGCACAGCCTGGTGAAAATGGCATGAGTAAGGGGATGCACGGACGAGGGGCGGAAGATACAGTTGTCAAAGTTCCGCCTGGCACAACCGTTCGTGACGCAGATACAGGCGCGTTATTAGGAGATTTGATCACTGATGGTCAAACATTAGTAGTAGCAAAAGGCGGTCGCGGCGGTCGCGGAAATACCCGTTTTGCATCTCCTAAAAATCCTGCACCGGAATTGGCCGAAAATGGTGAACCGGGACAAGAAAGAAAAATCGAATTAGAATTGAAAGTTTTGGCAGATGTTGGTTTAGTGGGATTCCCATCAGTTGGAAAATCTACACTTTTATCAGTGATTTCTTCTGCTCGTCCTAAAATCGGAGCATACCATTTTACTACATTGGTTCCTAATCTGGGAATGGTCACGACATCAGATGGACGCAGTTATGCAGTGGCTGACCTGCCTGGTTTGATCGAAGGTGCTTCGCAAGGTGTCGGTCTGGGCACGCAATTTTTACGTCACATCGAACGCACACGGGTCATTTTGCATGTGATCGATATGAGCGGTATCGAAGGTCGCGATCCTTACGAGGATTATCTGGCGATCAATAAAGAATTGGCTTCCCATAACCTGCGCTTGATGGAACGCCCGCAAATTATTGTTGCCAATAAAATGGATATGCCGGATTCAGAAGAAAACCTGCAAAAATTCAAAGAGCAGATCGCCAAAGAGAAGACAGATGAGTATGCCGATGATCTGCCGATCTTCCCGATTTCCAGCGTAACACGCAAAGGGATCGATGCATTATTAAATGCGACAGCGGATCTTTTGGAAGTCACTCCTGAATTCCCATTATACGAAGATGAAATGGAAGAAGATGCGGTACATTACGGCTTTACGGCTGATGCGCCGGAATTTGAGATTTCTCGCGAACCTGATGCGTCTTGGGTACTTTCTGGTGCGAAAATCGAGAAACTATTCCAAATGACCAATTTCGATCATGATGAAACAGTGATGCGTTTTGCACGTCAGCTGCGCGGTTTAGGCGTAGATGAAGCGTTGCGAGCTCGCGGTGCGAAAGATGGCGACATCATTCGTATCGGTAATTTTGAATTTGAATTTGTTGAATAA
- a CDS encoding NUDIX hydrolase, whose amino-acid sequence MDEKKIALLLSKLQGIAQTGLTYGKDVFDSERYTQILQVTTELTQSLTDLPAEKIRYYMETDEGYATPKVDIRAVIFSEDRLLLVKEKSDGTWALPGGWADIGYSPFEIAEKEVLEEANIHCCAQRLLAVKDKSKHDYPASLTYVYKFFILCQPQEHQIPKEFETIETSAAGFFSEAEIQELPLSRARNTESDFAMIFADHREIQETFCD is encoded by the coding sequence ATGGATGAGAAAAAAATCGCTTTGCTGTTGAGTAAATTACAAGGCATCGCGCAAACCGGTTTGACCTATGGAAAAGACGTGTTTGATTCAGAGCGATACACGCAGATTTTACAAGTCACAACTGAATTGACCCAGTCGTTGACAGATCTTCCTGCTGAGAAGATTCGATATTATATGGAAACCGATGAAGGCTACGCCACGCCAAAAGTCGATATCCGAGCTGTCATTTTTTCTGAAGACCGCTTATTATTAGTGAAAGAAAAAAGCGATGGGACATGGGCACTGCCTGGCGGTTGGGCGGATATTGGCTATTCACCTTTTGAAATCGCTGAAAAAGAAGTGCTGGAAGAAGCCAACATCCACTGTTGTGCTCAACGCTTATTGGCAGTCAAAGATAAAAGCAAGCACGATTATCCCGCAAGTTTGACTTATGTCTACAAGTTTTTCATTCTCTGCCAGCCGCAAGAGCACCAGATTCCCAAAGAGTTCGAAACCATTGAAACATCCGCGGCGGGCTTTTTTTCTGAAGCGGAGATCCAAGAACTGCCGCTTTCGCGTGCTCGAAATACCGAATCTGATTTTGCGATGATCTTTGCGGATCATCGTGAGATACAAGAAACATTTTGTGATTGA
- a CDS encoding peptidylprolyl isomerase encodes MKTKQWLTIGSIAAALLLSACGNTATNSSESSTTEQTTSSSVDFSSLKLPQLNNEAAENEDLIEMETTAGSMKIKLFPDLAPKAVENFITHAKEGYYDGLTFHRTVEDFMIQGGDPKGDGTGGESIWGEGFGTEISDELYHIRGALSMAQSSQPNSIGSQFFIVQNHDDMSKGLAKQFTPEKIIEAYKKGGAPSLDGQYTVFGQVVEGLDIVDKIAEAETTGEANSMGEDSTPKDPVKIKSIKILQEAK; translated from the coding sequence ATGAAAACAAAACAATGGCTCACTATCGGATCGATTGCGGCAGCTTTACTTTTAAGCGCTTGCGGCAACACTGCTACAAATTCATCAGAAAGCTCCACAACAGAACAAACTACCTCTTCTTCAGTAGACTTTAGTTCTTTAAAGTTGCCTCAATTGAATAACGAGGCAGCTGAAAATGAAGATCTGATCGAAATGGAAACAACAGCCGGCTCCATGAAAATCAAATTATTCCCTGATTTGGCGCCAAAAGCTGTCGAAAATTTTATCACACACGCGAAAGAAGGCTATTATGACGGTCTGACATTCCACCGTACTGTTGAAGATTTCATGATCCAAGGGGGCGATCCTAAAGGTGATGGAACTGGCGGCGAAAGCATCTGGGGCGAAGGATTCGGCACAGAGATCTCTGATGAGCTGTATCATATTCGCGGTGCTCTTTCGATGGCGCAATCCAGCCAGCCTAATAGTATCGGCAGCCAATTTTTCATCGTACAAAACCATGATGACATGTCAAAAGGATTGGCAAAACAATTTACACCGGAAAAAATCATCGAAGCCTATAAAAAAGGCGGCGCGCCAAGCCTTGATGGCCAGTATACTGTCTTTGGGCAAGTAGTGGAAGGATTAGACATCGTTGATAAGATCGCTGAAGCTGAAACTACCGGAGAAGCCAACAGTATGGGTGAAGATTCGACACCAAAAGATCCTGTCAAGATCAAATCTATCAAGATCCTGCAAGAAGCAAAATAA
- a CDS encoding ABC transporter ATP-binding protein yields the protein MKEDSVIASLSHAYKSFAKHEVLKDINLEIHSGGIVGLIGPSGAGKSTTIKCLMGMEKLDRGETAVFHKKMPNRKVLKQIGYMGQSDALYNELTAKENLIFFGNLMGLTGDDLEKAVEKNMKLVDLLDVLDQPVKTFSGGMKRRLSLAITLLADPDLLILDEPTVGIDPKLRVDIWDQLRSLARENKGIIVTTHVMDEAEKCDQVGLIVDGRLFAFGTPEELKDKFSAQSIEEVFLKAEVSSK from the coding sequence ATGAAAGAGGATAGCGTTATTGCCAGTCTTTCTCACGCATATAAATCCTTTGCTAAACATGAGGTCTTAAAAGATATCAATTTAGAGATTCATTCCGGTGGGATCGTAGGATTGATTGGTCCCAGCGGTGCAGGGAAGTCCACCACGATCAAGTGTCTGATGGGAATGGAGAAGCTGGATAGAGGAGAGACAGCCGTTTTTCATAAAAAAATGCCTAATCGTAAAGTTTTAAAACAAATCGGATATATGGGACAAAGCGATGCTTTATATAACGAACTGACAGCAAAAGAAAACTTGATTTTTTTCGGCAATCTTATGGGACTTACAGGGGATGATTTAGAAAAAGCCGTTGAAAAAAATATGAAATTGGTGGATCTTCTTGATGTATTGGACCAGCCGGTAAAAACTTTCTCGGGCGGCATGAAGCGAAGATTGTCGCTAGCCATCACACTTTTAGCTGATCCGGATCTGCTTATTCTGGACGAGCCGACAGTCGGTATCGATCCCAAGCTGCGTGTTGATATTTGGGATCAGCTGCGCTCTTTGGCGAGGGAAAATAAAGGGATCATAGTTACCACGCATGTAATGGATGAAGCAGAAAAATGTGATCAGGTAGGATTGATCGTTGATGGAAGGTTATTTGCTTTTGGTACTCCAGAAGAATTGAAGGATAAATTTTCCGCCCAATCGATCGAAGAAGTATTCTTGAAAGCAGAGGTGTCTTCCAAATGA
- a CDS encoding TetR/AcrR family transcriptional regulator, with amino-acid sequence MKKKDIRYYRTRKNIISAMTRLLRKNYFEQITVTTICEEAQISRSGFYLHYLDKYDLVESYLKEFIDYANEVFQKQKQKDIGAFLLYMLTHLKNEEELLSLLLSKHGSVEIQDKIKQIMRENARKNILPYLTLTLQNEIEERYTLAFLSNALLGTFQEWINSGQKETPEQMMQIIRRLIGYDFKKI; translated from the coding sequence ATGAAGAAAAAAGACATTCGCTATTATCGAACTCGCAAGAATATTATTTCCGCGATGACTAGATTGCTTAGAAAAAATTATTTTGAACAAATCACCGTAACAACTATTTGCGAAGAAGCGCAGATAAGCAGAAGCGGTTTTTATCTGCATTATCTTGATAAGTATGATCTTGTCGAATCTTATTTGAAAGAATTCATTGATTACGCGAATGAAGTATTCCAAAAACAAAAACAAAAAGATATTGGCGCTTTTTTATTGTACATGCTGACCCACTTAAAAAATGAAGAAGAGCTGCTCTCCTTGCTGCTGTCAAAACATGGTTCAGTTGAGATCCAGGATAAAATCAAACAGATCATGCGGGAAAATGCCAGAAAAAATATCCTGCCTTACCTTACTTTAACTCTTCAAAACGAAATAGAGGAACGATATACATTGGCTTTTTTAAGTAATGCGTTATTGGGGACCTTTCAAGAATGGATCAACTCTGGCCAAAAAGAAACGCCAGAGCAGATGATGCAAATAATCAGACGTCTGATCGGCTATGATTT